AAAGGTTAAAGATTATGAATTCAAAATAACCAAGAGGTACCAacaaattcaatttgaaattgttttgtaGTGAGTTCCAGGCAGATGGTGCAAAGAAACCAATTATATGCGGCATCAAGCACGTCTACACAATCAGTACTCTTGCTGCTTTCTTTGATAAGACAACCGGTCCATTTCCACTGTTGGTTTTGAAAAGTTCTTAGAAATACTCCCTTACTGGGACACAGTTCGGACAAGCTCTGCCATGCAGTGTTCCTAATGTCAACACCTCACAGTTCTCGCTTCCACGATCAGAAAAACACATAGACTATGTGTTACACTACGGAAAACGTACAGTACAAATAttgcatgctaacatcaggAAGTTAATAGTATTTGGACAtctctgaaaacaaactgtcagtttGTCATGGAAAACAGAACATGATTAATGAATTCACTTTCAGCTGACAAGTGAAGCAGAGATATCTGTCAGTTCGTGCATGCTGGGGGTCTGTAGAGAGCGTGGCTGGTCATTAACTTAAAATGTGAAAGCAATGATAGATGTAtctgatgtgtgtatgtgtttgggtgtgtgtgtcctcagggtGACTTCACCTGGAACAGCGTGTCAGGACGCAGCGTTGGCCTGAAGCCCGTCCCCTTGCAAAGCCTCTCAGAGCTGGAGAGGGTTCGTCTCCAGGATGTGGCCTTCAGGCGACTGCTTCGGGATCATGACCTGGGCTGCCACATCACCATCCCTAAATGTATTAaagtatacacacaaacacatacacagtggggtccaaaagacTCTTGGACCCCACTCTGTGTACACCTAAATCCCCTTTTTATCTACCAAGTTGCTATTTTTCTCGCAGGCAAAAGCTTGTCACAGCATGTTTTATAAAacacttaacaaaaaaaacacattctgcCTGATTGATTTCGTACTCCTGCATTTTTGTCTTGGCTCTTTCTGCACAGTTTGCCTGTGTTTGTTAGCTCCTCTGAATTATGTAACAGTTTAGGAAGTGAGCCCGACAAGAGCAGGTGGAACAAGCAAGAAAATGAGCATATAAActtattaagtttttatttaactgtgaCACCTCTGCCTCTTTTCAGGCCACAAGCACAAGAAGTCACTTAGGAAGAAGTTGGACTCATTATCGAAAGAGAAGAGTAAAGATAAAGGTAATGTGGGtttaaatatacttttaatTGGAGCCATCTACAGTATGTTAAATTGGAGGGTAGTATTACTCTAATTTGCCTTTTTCAGTTCCCTATTACAGCATGATATTATAGCAGTAAAGAGGAAATCCCTCTTTACTGCTATAATATCAAGCTGTAATAGTGCACACCCTTATAAATTGTCTTTAGATAAGAAAATTCGACTCAGTCAAATTTCCATACTAGTGAAGATAAACACGGCTCTCTTAGTTCTGTGGAAGAGCCACTGAGTGCTGTCAGACTTTTATTCACCCCTCAGTTTCCAGCCTAGTCAGCCTCTGACACTTGAAAAGACACTCTGTGATCCTTTTGGCTGAAGCTGTATAGACTCACTGAAGCGGACATCCTCAGCTGTTTATACCCACGGAGCACTGAGTGATCAGAATCTCTACAGTGCGGTAAAGAAGTCTCAAAGGGAGCCGTGCTCTTCAGCCACCACACTGCCACGCCCGCTGCAGCAGCCTGGCAGGAAAGTGATGTTCTCTGTCAGACAGGCAGTCGAGGGAAATAACGAAAACAATCTTAAGTGGTGGCTCATTCATTACAGCCTGTCCTCCGGCACGGCCAGccccctctttcctctttttccgCTTTTGTTTACAAAGGCGTTTCAGAAAGTATGTGCTGCCTGACTCTGAATATAGAGTGTGCACTTCAGAACACTGCTCTTGGTATTTCTCTAGTCATATTTATGTTGaacagcatttatttaaaagtataaaatataaagaatgGATGAACAGACGATACTACTAGACAATACTAGATCCAAACcgtaaaatatatacagtatattctacacacacacacacacacacacacacacacacacacacatatatacatatataatacaatacagtatataatatgCTGACATGGCATCTATAGAGTATTTTAACATTTCCCATTTGACTTGGAGCCAACAAGATGAACTTTTTAGTCTGTCTCACCCTTCCCCCTCACACAGAGACTATGCCCCAGGCGTTTGGCATACTGCTGTCGCAGGTCATTTCCAACGACCGCACACACAAGCAGCGGCACGATCCCCCGCGGGAGGAACACAGTGACCCCACTGAACTGATGTTATCCTTCCTTCACCTCACCTCCAGCCTCAAAAGGCCTCACAAAGATCTCTCCAGCAGCACTTCGTCTCTCAGCTCCACGTCTGAGACCCCTAATGAATCGCCTCATCCGAGCACGCCGGACACAGCCCCAAGGACTCGCAGGAGGGTAGGCATGTCTGTCAATAAACCCTCACAGGCTGTTGTAGCGTAACCGAGACTCTGTCTGATTAGACTTGCACGGTAGATTTCTCTGGGAATTCTTAACATTTTTGGATAATCACTCATCGGGTGAATGATGCAGGCATTAAATGGCTGCACCCTGTTGTATCACTCACAACAGTCACCGTATGTATGGTTGTCACCCATCTGCTTGACAGGGTGGAGTGTCTGTGGATTGCATCACTGACCTTGACGATAACCAGTCTCGGCTCTTGGAGGCCCTCCAGCTGTCGTTGCCAGAAGAGGCAGCTGGCAAGAGGAAGAAGCGCCATGACAAAAAGCTCAGCCTTAACCCTATTTACAGACAGGTGCCCAGGGTGGTGGATCTGTGCTGCCAGCACCTGGAAAAATACGGTACTCGTCATTAAAGAACACTCAATGAACACTAGTACTAACAGTGCATCATAGAAATGTACCGCATATCTCTGTGGAAACTAAGAATTCAATAACACATGCAGTTTGGTCTTCGCCTTGTAAATCACACAATTTGAATGTCTTTGAGGCTGAATGTTAGCCACAGTATTGGCACTAAGAGAGCATCTTTGTCTTTGCTTAGGCCTACAGACGGTTGGAATTTTCCGTGTTGGGAGTTCCAAGAAGCGAGTGCGCCAGGTAAGATTTCAGCTGGTTAGCTTTAAAACACCCTGCCCTGAATAAATTGTATCAACCATCAGCAACATTTTTGCTGCATTGACTGCCTCAATATTTCATCCAGCTTCGCGAGGAGTTCGACCAGGGATGGGAGGTACACTTGGACGAGGAGCACAGTGTCCATGATGTAGCTGCATTGTTGAAAGAATTCCTCAGAGACATGCCTGATCCACTGCTGACAAGAGAGCTCTACACAGCCTTCATCAACACATTGTGTGAGGAAAAAACACATACTGGatatacacgcacacaaaaacaactcacTTTACTCGCTTGCTGTCTGATTCATTTGAGACTGATGTCAACTGTttggattgtttgtttttattttttctctacAGTGCTGGATCATTCAGAGCAAGAGAGCGCCATCCAGCTCCTGATATTTTTGCTTCCTCCCTGTAACAGTGACACACTGCAGCGTCTCCTCTGCTTGTTGTCCACTGTGGCTGCACACGCTGAAGACAGCCTGGATAATGAGGGACAGGAGGTAAAGAAACTGGACATGCCCTGCTCTTATGGCAGTGGAAAGTGCAAGCAGCAATCTGCTTTTTTTGTGGTCTGAGTTACAGACTCATTTTAGGTTCATTCTAGGATGCACAAGACAAGGTGTCGATATTTTGGTCCTAATTGGGTCTTTGATCTTATAATGGGATGAAACATCTGACGACCGTAGGCAGCCTGGCAGACATTCTGACACTTGTTGATTCTCCTAACAAGCTCAAACTAAATATTTAGGAAATGGGCCGCTATCACAGAATAATACAGAAATTTCACAAGTTTAATGTGATTTTGATGAATTCCTACGGCAAACAAACGGCACTAAGACAGATGTTCGCTACATCTGCAGCTTCTAATTTGAAATCCTGTGCCCAGTGCAGCACCATTACACACGATGATCCATTGTGGGCATCTTGAATAAATGATGCACAACCAACCATCAACCTGCTTCAcaataaacaagcaaacattgCGCTTCTGCGAACATCATACTGTTCAGTCATAATTTGTTATTCCCCCCAGtttataaacaggaagtgtaagGAAATTGTCACATTGTGGAGATGCATACTGTGAACACAGTTTATCTCACCAGCAACATATTTGCATCTTTTCACTTTGCACCCAGCgcataattatgtttttctattCCATAAATCCTGCCTGgacttttcctctttatttggTGAACCATTTTTGTCATGCACCACTTAGTTTGGAATAGCTGGTTTTAAGATTTGAGATAAACAATGTAAGAATATAATGATTAATCACCATAATCCCACAATTCTATATTCCATTTAGTAATATTTCTACACATAGCAAGATGCGTTTTAGCACATGCATTTAAATTTGAATGCACAGTCCTTATGCACATGACATTGCACTTTGCACTCACCATCACAATTCTGCTGTTAAACTTGGGCCTAAAGTTCCTCTATGTTAATCTTACTTTTTGACTACTAAACGTCACAGTGAAGATTAATAGTTTCccacacatttaaaaccacTTTATTCTTTcagcacacatactgtaatttTGAAGGAAAGGTCTTTTTGGTCTTCTTGAACAAAAGAAGGCAGCACCAGCCTCATTGATGGTGGCAAGCCTGTGTTAGCTGCACATGTTCCGAGGGCCATTGAGAGTTTGCCGCCACCAAAAGacgactttaaatacaacaatTACTCCATGCGTGTAAGAGTTTTCATTCCTGTGTGCAAGCACATAggcagatgaaaagaaaatctattaTAATTTGGCTTCAGCGTTACTTTTCATGTAAATCATTTCTGTCTCAAAACCATTTCTTGTAATAGTGGGGATCAAATTTGGGTAATTTTGGTTAGTTTGGTTGTCATCTTACTAACAAAGCTGCTGAATAAGattagttttgttttcaccTGGAGACTAttggttaaaaaataaagaaattttAATAAGAAAATCTCACTTTTTTTGTACAAGCTTGCTCAGAAGCTTACAGTACATGACTGTAACTGAAGAGCTGTCATCCAGCATATCAAAATATGCAGTCCAAGTGTCTCTGTAGGCACATGTGTATGTTCAGAGTGTCCACACAAATAACTTGTGTCTTCTTTTTTGCTTAGATAACAGGAAACAAGATGACGTCACTCAATTTAGCCACCATCTTTGGACCCAATCTGTTacacaagcaaaaaaaagacaaggagtTTGCGGTGCAGAGTTTTGCCCGTGCAGAGGAGAGTACAGCCATCATCAGTGTTGTCCAAAGGATGATCAATACATATGATACACAATTCATGGTAAGCCGTGATTACTGAAAACCACAAAGGCATGTAAACAGTTAAAGACAGCCCTAGGTTTAATCAAACAATCTCAAGGTCTTGGTCAAGTCTctttttggcaaaaaaaacccagtttttatgaggattttttttagcTTAATGGAGTGGAGCTTcctaatgaaatgtaaacattagCTTTATAGGTTTTGAGAAGGACTGAGCATCTGCAATCACTTATAAGACAAAGCAGTATCGcagaaaaacaatttgaaaaagCAAATTGTTTCCCACTCCTGTGAAATTAAGATTTTTAGTGAATACTCTTTTTATTGCATGGCAAGCCTCACTAGAGAGGTTAACAAGTGTCGTTCCAGCCTCTGTTTTGTTTATAGACAAAGACTAGGAGCAAGGACGTCTACATTATCTTTTCTCTTAAGGAAACCAGAAGGCAATAAAAGCCCATCAGACATTTTCTATGCGTCATTAATTCAGTTTCTTTAAACTgctgttcattattttctcctcaTACCGTACAAACATCATGCTATCTCTGTTACAGTACATATTGCATTACAcataatactgtaaatactgtaattcACCAAATGTGGTaaacgtttttgttttttttaaataagctgCTCTGTTATTTGTATGTCGCACAGGGACAGTAATTCATTAGTATGGAGAAGTAATTAATTGATTAAGCTAGCAAAGAATACAATTTTACAGCTGTCATCCTTTTATTATGAGCTTCAGTGAAATGGTTCTGCTTCTCTCAGGTTCCCGCTGACCTGCAGAATGAGGTGCTAATGAGCTTGCTGGAAACTGATCCTGATGTTGTGGATTACTTACTCCGGAGGAAGGCCTCTCAGTACTCGTGAGTTTCCACCTTttgtctcgtgtgtgtgtgtgtgtgtgtgtgtgtgtgtgtgtgtgtgtgtgtgtttgcatgctgtCCTCCTGTAAGCATCTAAATGAAGCA
This genomic interval from Seriola aureovittata isolate HTS-2021-v1 ecotype China chromosome 11, ASM2101889v1, whole genome shotgun sequence contains the following:
- the LOC130178150 gene encoding rho GTPase-activating protein 6-like isoform X1, with the translated sequence MSAQGLLSSVFSCSLSPKTISKRRLRQTRSLDPALMRHYGTEAEETSYKGDFTWNSVSGRSVGLKPVPLQSLSELERVRLQDVAFRRLLRDHDLGCHITIPKCHKHKKSLRKKLDSLSKEKSKDKETMPQAFGILLSQVISNDRTHKQRHDPPREEHSDPTELMLSFLHLTSSLKRPHKDLSSSTSSLSSTSETPNESPHPSTPDTAPRTRRRGGVSVDCITDLDDNQSRLLEALQLSLPEEAAGKRKKRHDKKLSLNPIYRQVPRVVDLCCQHLEKYGLQTVGIFRVGSSKKRVRQLREEFDQGWEVHLDEEHSVHDVAALLKEFLRDMPDPLLTRELYTAFINTLLLDHSEQESAIQLLIFLLPPCNSDTLQRLLCLLSTVAAHAEDSLDNEGQEITGNKMTSLNLATIFGPNLLHKQKKDKEFAVQSFARAEESTAIISVVQRMINTYDTQFMVPADLQNEVLMSLLETDPDVVDYLLRRKASQYSDPGLLRGEESFSLTERCLSSDSIKASSGEVSPYDNNSPVLSDGLLWKYPEDTSPLSDRVFKLSGQYKDSGHSKDGSASTSPTLSTSKAASTICDNDHFWDTWHELLNKDFTGNHITGSLGDMSECESYGSSEGLSSHQGNHKLPIRPTRSSLGVQECRPHLPVTRSSSSPQDQKGQRQSGSSLHQGLSSQSGAISSDNLTARTAHSAYPLFKVRTDGLSPLHYSGPLRETHISQSTPSLFMYQSDPQTPQQSQQSCSPQTVDTADASGLAHEKGPGTPDWQTERWHIWQILSKENADALPETLV
- the LOC130178150 gene encoding rho GTPase-activating protein 6-like isoform X2 — translated: MSRPWRSVFLQRSNTHLGDFTWNSVSGRSVGLKPVPLQSLSELERVRLQDVAFRRLLRDHDLGCHITIPKCHKHKKSLRKKLDSLSKEKSKDKETMPQAFGILLSQVISNDRTHKQRHDPPREEHSDPTELMLSFLHLTSSLKRPHKDLSSSTSSLSSTSETPNESPHPSTPDTAPRTRRRGGVSVDCITDLDDNQSRLLEALQLSLPEEAAGKRKKRHDKKLSLNPIYRQVPRVVDLCCQHLEKYGLQTVGIFRVGSSKKRVRQLREEFDQGWEVHLDEEHSVHDVAALLKEFLRDMPDPLLTRELYTAFINTLLLDHSEQESAIQLLIFLLPPCNSDTLQRLLCLLSTVAAHAEDSLDNEGQEITGNKMTSLNLATIFGPNLLHKQKKDKEFAVQSFARAEESTAIISVVQRMINTYDTQFMVPADLQNEVLMSLLETDPDVVDYLLRRKASQYSDPGLLRGEESFSLTERCLSSDSIKASSGEVSPYDNNSPVLSDGLLWKYPEDTSPLSDRVFKLSGQYKDSGHSKDGSASTSPTLSTSKAASTICDNDHFWDTWHELLNKDFTGNHITGSLGDMSECESYGSSEGLSSHQGNHKLPIRPTRSSLGVQECRPHLPVTRSSSSPQDQKGQRQSGSSLHQGLSSQSGAISSDNLTARTAHSAYPLFKVRTDGLSPLHYSGPLRETHISQSTPSLFMYQSDPQTPQQSQQSCSPQTVDTADASGLAHEKGPGTPDWQTERWHIWQILSKENADALPETLV